One genomic segment of Amycolatopsis sp. WQ 127309 includes these proteins:
- a CDS encoding alpha/beta fold hydrolase, which yields MPTAPVDGNDIHYVTDGDPADPAFLLITGLGLQLTAWPEGLVDLLRGHGFFVIRFDNRDSGLSAKLDGPPDLGAVLSGDSTSAPYRIDHLADDTASLLTHLGIARTHVAGMSMGGMITQALAIRYPALVASACTIMSTTGNPHVGAPTAEATTALLTPPGATREEAIARSVGISRAIGSPAYPVDDDVRWKLAAAAYDRSYSPRGFSRQLAAILSSPDRTDGLRKVRTPFLVIHGEDDPLITLSGGEATAAAVPGSRLLTFPGMGHDLPAPLWEQIADAMAANAGSTPPD from the coding sequence ATGCCCACAGCACCTGTCGACGGGAACGACATCCACTACGTCACCGACGGTGATCCCGCCGATCCCGCCTTCCTGCTCATCACGGGTCTCGGCCTCCAGCTCACCGCGTGGCCGGAGGGACTCGTGGACCTCTTGCGCGGCCACGGCTTCTTCGTCATCCGCTTCGACAACCGCGACAGCGGCCTCTCGGCCAAGCTCGACGGTCCACCCGACCTCGGCGCCGTCCTCAGCGGCGACTCCACCTCCGCGCCCTACCGGATCGATCACCTCGCCGACGACACCGCAAGCCTGCTGACACACCTGGGAATCGCCCGGACGCACGTGGCCGGCATGTCGATGGGCGGCATGATCACGCAAGCGCTCGCGATCCGCTACCCCGCACTCGTCGCCTCGGCCTGCACCATCATGTCGACCACCGGCAACCCGCACGTGGGCGCCCCGACCGCCGAGGCGACCACCGCGCTTCTCACGCCGCCGGGCGCGACCCGGGAGGAGGCGATCGCTCGCTCCGTCGGGATCAGCCGGGCCATCGGCTCCCCGGCCTACCCGGTCGACGACGACGTCCGGTGGAAACTGGCCGCCGCTGCGTACGACCGGTCTTACTCACCCCGAGGTTTCAGCCGTCAGCTGGCCGCGATCCTGAGCTCACCGGACCGCACCGACGGCCTGCGAAAGGTCCGCACACCGTTCCTGGTCATCCACGGCGAAGACGATCCGCTGATCACCCTCAGCGGGGGCGAGGCCACCGCTGCCGCCGTCCCCGGTTCCCGCCTGCTCACCTTCCCCGGAATGGGTCACGACCTGCCGGCACCGTTGTGGGAGCAGATCGCCGACGCGATGGCGGCCAACGCAGGTTCGACGCCACCCGACTAG
- a CDS encoding DUF4352 domain-containing protein, whose protein sequence is MKLRLPAFVVLGLVLGLTAGCTAAEPSAPAPTTYELPPRQVRPDETALKVPPAKNGDTEFDLIGFAAGLPSITGSHTEMPAKGQYVRLRLVVTNTGTSSVLFDTMRQLLVDDQGATHPPDEQAMLIKRQPAQFDLGHSVRVEFDLYWDIPKDRKPMSVRAFGGPTITDMKNVNGTDIKL, encoded by the coding sequence GTGAAACTCCGCCTGCCGGCCTTCGTCGTCCTGGGACTGGTGCTGGGACTGACGGCGGGCTGCACCGCCGCCGAACCGAGCGCCCCCGCGCCGACGACCTACGAGCTGCCGCCGCGTCAGGTGCGGCCGGACGAGACCGCGCTCAAGGTGCCGCCCGCGAAGAACGGCGACACCGAGTTCGACCTGATCGGCTTCGCCGCGGGGCTGCCCAGCATCACCGGCAGCCACACCGAAATGCCCGCCAAGGGCCAGTACGTGCGGCTGCGGCTCGTCGTGACCAACACCGGCACCTCGAGCGTCCTGTTCGACACGATGCGCCAGCTGCTCGTCGACGACCAGGGCGCCACCCACCCGCCGGACGAGCAGGCCATGCTGATCAAGCGTCAGCCCGCCCAGTTCGACCTCGGGCACAGCGTGCGCGTCGAGTTCGACCTCTACTGGGACATCCCGAAGGACCGGAAGCCGATGAGCGTCAGGGCCTTCGGCGGCCCCACCATCACCGACATGAAGAACGTCAACGGCACCGACATCAAGCTGTGA
- a CDS encoding NAD(P)/FAD-dependent oxidoreductase — MERADLRARYRSERDKRVRSDGTDQYLEPVGRFAHFTADPHTSRTERDPIVDDVEVVIIGGGFAGLVTGARLVEAGVTDIRIVEGGGGLGGVWYWNRYPGAMCDTAAMVYLPLLEETGHVPSAKYVQAPEILAHARRIADTFGLNDGALCATVVQELIWDEVRSRWLVRTDRGDELRARFVTLGTGPLHRPKLPGIPGIETFAGQCFHTSRWDYGYTGGDPDGAPLTGLADKRVGIIGTGATAVQCIPRLARDAGSLSVFQRTPSSVDVRGNHPIDPDWFASLKPGWQREWLMNFATLQGGGFAGEDLVKDGWTDIAIRIRDRIVAGGGTPTPETFRQAYEDADDEKMDEIRARIDAMVADPAAAEALKPWYRQLCKRPCFHDEYLDAYNRPGVQLIDTDGQGVERIDATGAWAGGKHYPLDCLILASGFEFGTSYERRAGFDPVGRGGVALSQAWSEGMVSLHGIHVHGFPNMFVVQTGQAANLISNVTHNLVEAGTTTAAVIAHAHATGAREVETTATAQAAWIDQLLDPTMSLIYDPDCTPGYYNNEGRPLQRRERLNQSRYPAGSAEYFRYIEKWRDSARFDGLDFRPDTDAKEV, encoded by the coding sequence ATGGAACGAGCAGATCTGCGGGCGCGCTACCGCAGCGAGCGGGACAAGCGGGTCCGGTCGGACGGAACCGATCAGTACCTCGAACCGGTGGGCCGGTTCGCGCACTTCACCGCCGATCCCCACACGAGCCGGACCGAGCGGGACCCGATCGTCGACGACGTCGAGGTCGTGATCATCGGTGGCGGGTTCGCCGGCCTGGTGACCGGTGCCCGCCTGGTCGAGGCCGGCGTCACCGACATCCGCATCGTCGAGGGCGGCGGCGGCCTCGGCGGTGTCTGGTACTGGAACCGTTACCCCGGGGCGATGTGCGACACCGCGGCCATGGTGTACCTCCCGCTGCTGGAGGAGACCGGGCACGTCCCGTCCGCCAAATACGTGCAGGCGCCGGAGATCCTCGCCCACGCCCGCCGCATCGCCGACACGTTCGGCCTGAACGACGGCGCCCTGTGCGCCACCGTGGTGCAGGAGCTGATCTGGGACGAGGTACGCAGCCGGTGGCTGGTCCGCACCGACCGGGGCGACGAGCTGCGGGCCCGGTTCGTGACACTGGGCACCGGCCCGCTGCACCGGCCGAAGCTCCCCGGTATCCCGGGTATCGAGACCTTCGCGGGCCAGTGCTTCCACACCAGCCGCTGGGACTACGGCTACACCGGCGGAGACCCGGACGGCGCACCGCTGACCGGGCTGGCCGACAAGCGGGTCGGGATCATCGGCACGGGGGCGACCGCGGTCCAGTGCATCCCGCGGCTGGCCCGGGACGCCGGTTCGCTTTCGGTGTTCCAGCGCACGCCGTCCTCTGTGGACGTGCGCGGCAACCACCCGATCGACCCTGACTGGTTCGCCTCGCTCAAGCCAGGGTGGCAACGCGAGTGGCTGATGAACTTCGCCACGCTGCAGGGTGGCGGGTTCGCCGGGGAAGACCTCGTCAAAGACGGCTGGACCGACATCGCCATCCGGATCCGCGACCGGATCGTCGCAGGCGGCGGCACACCCACGCCGGAGACCTTCCGCCAAGCCTACGAGGACGCCGACGACGAGAAGATGGACGAGATCCGCGCCCGGATCGACGCCATGGTCGCGGATCCGGCAGCGGCCGAAGCCCTCAAGCCGTGGTACCGGCAGCTGTGCAAACGCCCGTGCTTCCACGACGAGTACCTCGACGCCTACAACCGACCGGGTGTCCAGCTGATCGACACCGACGGCCAGGGCGTGGAGCGGATCGACGCCACCGGCGCGTGGGCAGGCGGCAAGCACTACCCGCTCGACTGCCTGATCCTGGCGTCGGGATTCGAGTTCGGCACCTCTTACGAGCGCCGGGCGGGATTCGACCCGGTCGGCCGCGGCGGGGTCGCGCTGTCCCAGGCCTGGTCCGAGGGCATGGTGTCGCTGCACGGCATCCACGTGCACGGCTTCCCGAACATGTTCGTCGTCCAGACGGGACAGGCGGCCAACCTGATCTCGAACGTCACCCACAACCTGGTCGAGGCGGGGACCACCACCGCCGCGGTCATCGCCCACGCGCACGCCACCGGCGCGAGGGAGGTCGAGACGACCGCGACCGCGCAAGCGGCGTGGATCGACCAGCTGCTCGACCCCACCATGTCGCTGATCTACGACCCCGACTGCACTCCCGGCTACTACAACAACGAGGGGCGCCCGCTCCAGCGCCGGGAACGGCTCAACCAGTCCCGGTACCCGGCCGGCTCGGCGGAGTACTTCCGCTACATCGAGAAGTGGCGCGACAGCGCACGGTTCGACGGGCTCGACTTCCGCCCCGACACGGACGCGAAGGAGGTTTGA
- a CDS encoding nuclear transport factor 2 family protein — MDTTGKLEWLYDRTLISDVLHRFAQNLDTKHWQDWLDLFTEDGVLELPGNHKNKTVLQADGGPKGLMAIHGTHHMSSNHRIDITGDSARTNSYVQAMHVVEPDDEAGDWMVGGWYDHDLRRTADGWKIARVRLTTVWRHGKFPGFGHAHT; from the coding sequence ATGGACACCACCGGCAAGCTCGAATGGCTCTACGACCGGACGCTCATCAGCGACGTGCTCCACCGTTTCGCCCAGAACCTCGACACGAAGCACTGGCAGGACTGGCTCGACCTGTTCACCGAGGACGGCGTGCTGGAGCTACCGGGCAACCACAAGAACAAGACGGTGCTGCAGGCCGACGGGGGTCCCAAGGGCCTGATGGCCATCCACGGCACCCACCACATGAGCAGCAACCACCGCATCGACATCACCGGCGACTCGGCGCGCACCAACTCCTACGTCCAGGCGATGCACGTCGTCGAACCCGACGACGAAGCCGGCGACTGGATGGTCGGCGGCTGGTACGACCACGACCTCCGCCGCACCGCCGACGGCTGGAAGATCGCCCGGGTCCGGCTGACCACGGTGTGGCGGCACGGCAAGTTTCCGGGCTTCGGCCACGCGCACACGTGA
- a CDS encoding zinc-binding dehydrogenase: MPATLPATSLELRSRVTADGTIELSIAETPVPVPIGNQVLVRVDAAPLNPSDLMLLFAGPNLAGARYSGSGDRPIVTAPLAGGTLRRLAARVGISLPAGSEGAGTVVAAGVDTAAQALLGRTVALAGAGLYAQYRITDAAGCLPLPEGVSAKQGASSFVNPLTALGMVATLRREGHTGLVNTAAASNLGQMLVKLCRADDVPLVSVVRRPEQEKLLRSIGAEFVCDSSAPTFTEDLVAALAEASATLAFDATAGGELAGRILTAMETVAGAAAPFAGYGSSVHKQVYVYGGLDPSPTVLARNFGFAWSIGGWLLLSFLAGVGDDERTRMFGRVAAELTTTFASGYTGELTLAQALTPEAIDAYSRKATGAKYLITPQAEGN, encoded by the coding sequence ATGCCGGCCACGCTTCCCGCCACGTCGCTCGAGCTGCGCAGCCGCGTCACCGCGGACGGCACGATCGAGCTCTCGATCGCCGAAACCCCGGTCCCCGTCCCCATCGGAAACCAGGTGCTGGTCCGGGTGGACGCGGCACCCCTCAACCCCTCGGACCTCATGCTGCTTTTCGCAGGCCCGAACCTGGCCGGAGCGCGCTACTCCGGCTCCGGAGACCGGCCGATCGTCACCGCGCCCCTGGCCGGCGGGACGTTGCGACGGCTGGCAGCGCGCGTCGGCATCTCGCTGCCTGCGGGCAGCGAGGGCGCCGGGACGGTGGTGGCCGCCGGGGTCGACACCGCGGCGCAGGCGCTGCTGGGACGCACCGTGGCGCTGGCCGGCGCAGGGCTGTACGCGCAGTACCGGATCACCGACGCGGCAGGCTGTCTGCCGCTGCCCGAGGGGGTGTCGGCGAAGCAGGGCGCATCCTCGTTCGTCAATCCGCTCACCGCTCTCGGCATGGTGGCCACCCTGCGCCGCGAAGGCCACACCGGTCTCGTCAACACCGCGGCCGCTTCCAACCTGGGGCAGATGCTGGTGAAACTCTGTCGCGCCGACGACGTGCCTCTCGTCTCCGTCGTCCGCCGGCCGGAGCAGGAGAAACTGCTGCGCTCGATCGGCGCCGAGTTCGTCTGCGACTCCTCGGCGCCCACGTTCACCGAGGACCTCGTCGCCGCGCTTGCCGAGGCTTCCGCGACGTTGGCGTTCGACGCCACGGCGGGCGGTGAACTGGCCGGTCGGATCCTCACGGCGATGGAGACGGTGGCCGGCGCGGCCGCGCCGTTCGCCGGATACGGGTCGAGCGTCCACAAGCAGGTGTACGTCTACGGCGGCCTCGACCCGAGCCCGACGGTGCTCGCCAGGAACTTCGGCTTCGCCTGGAGTATCGGCGGCTGGCTGCTCCTGTCCTTCCTCGCCGGCGTCGGGGACGACGAGCGCACGCGGATGTTCGGCCGCGTCGCGGCGGAACTCACGACGACCTTCGCCAGCGGCTACACCGGTGAACTGACCCTCGCGCAGGCGCTCACCCCGGAAGCGATCGACGCCTATTCGAGGAAGGCGACCGGCGCCAAGTACCTCATCACACCGCAGGCCGAAGGGAACTGA
- a CDS encoding LysR family transcriptional regulator, with amino-acid sequence MELHQLEYFVAVAEEGGFTAGARRAGVVQSAASTAVRRLEAEFGLDLFTRAGRRVELTEPGRTLLADAREIIAATRFAREHLQQRGEGLTGTVTIGTLLATGSLDLAAALRTFHAQHPAVYVRLRHRPGHSETHLAAVAEGAVDLAVVLVPGRVPDGVRIDPVAAITPALVASPHHDLAGRAEVRLADLAGKTFIDFPAGWGNRDATDALFRTAGVHRTVSIEATDIASTLELVAGGLGLAFVPESAAGHHGGVVRIRLAAAPPTVPLGIASTSRRRLSPATDALRRALLVTA; translated from the coding sequence GTGGAGCTACACCAGCTGGAGTACTTCGTGGCCGTCGCCGAGGAGGGCGGCTTCACCGCGGGCGCGCGCCGGGCGGGCGTGGTCCAGTCCGCCGCGTCCACCGCGGTACGCCGGCTCGAGGCCGAATTCGGCCTGGACCTGTTCACCCGGGCCGGACGACGGGTCGAGCTGACCGAGCCCGGACGCACGCTGCTCGCCGACGCGCGCGAGATCATCGCCGCGACCCGGTTCGCCCGCGAGCACCTGCAGCAGCGCGGAGAGGGGCTCACCGGCACCGTCACCATCGGGACCCTGCTCGCGACCGGCTCCCTCGACCTGGCCGCGGCCCTGCGCACGTTCCACGCGCAGCACCCCGCGGTCTACGTGCGGCTGCGGCACCGCCCCGGCCATTCGGAGACCCACCTCGCCGCGGTCGCCGAAGGCGCGGTGGACCTCGCTGTGGTGCTGGTCCCGGGCCGCGTGCCCGACGGGGTGCGCATCGACCCGGTGGCCGCGATCACCCCGGCGCTCGTGGCGTCGCCACACCACGACCTGGCCGGGCGCGCGGAGGTGCGGCTGGCCGACCTGGCCGGCAAGACCTTCATCGACTTCCCGGCCGGCTGGGGAAACCGGGACGCCACCGACGCGCTGTTCCGCACGGCGGGCGTGCACCGCACGGTGTCGATCGAGGCCACCGACATCGCGTCGACGCTCGAACTGGTGGCCGGGGGACTCGGGCTGGCCTTCGTGCCCGAGTCCGCGGCCGGCCACCACGGCGGCGTCGTCCGGATCCGCCTCGCCGCGGCGCCCCCGACGGTGCCGCTCGGTATCGCGAGCACGAGCCGCCGCCGGCTGTCCCCGGCCACCGACGCCTTGCGCCGCGCCTTGCTCGTCACCGCCTGA
- a CDS encoding ANTAR domain-containing response regulator, with the protein MTDQATEANGAATVPQRRVLVAEDEALIRLDLVEMLREEGYEVVGEAGDGEQAIALATDLKPDLVILDVKMPKLDGIEAASKITGDRIAPVVILTAFSQRDLVERARDAGTMAYLVKPFAKRDLVPAIELAVSRFSELQALEAEVAGLTDRLETRKVIDRAKGLLMSRQGLTEPDAFRWIQRTAMDRRTTMKAVAEAVVESIGT; encoded by the coding sequence GTGACCGATCAGGCTACCGAGGCCAACGGTGCCGCCACCGTGCCGCAGCGTCGGGTGCTCGTTGCGGAGGACGAGGCGCTCATCCGGCTGGACCTCGTCGAAATGCTGCGTGAAGAGGGTTACGAGGTCGTCGGTGAGGCAGGGGATGGCGAACAGGCCATCGCGCTGGCCACCGATCTCAAGCCCGACCTCGTGATCCTCGACGTCAAGATGCCCAAGCTCGACGGCATCGAGGCCGCGTCGAAGATCACCGGCGATCGGATCGCGCCCGTGGTGATCCTGACCGCCTTCAGCCAGCGTGACCTCGTCGAACGGGCGCGGGACGCGGGCACCATGGCCTACCTCGTCAAGCCGTTCGCGAAGCGTGACCTCGTGCCGGCCATCGAGCTCGCCGTCAGCCGGTTCTCCGAGCTGCAGGCCCTCGAAGCGGAGGTCGCCGGCCTCACCGACCGGCTCGAGACGCGGAAGGTCATCGACCGCGCCAAGGGCCTGCTGATGAGCCGGCAGGGCTTGACCGAGCCGGATGCCTTCCGGTGGATCCAGCGCACCGCGATGGACCGCCGGACCACGATGAAGGCCGTCGCCGAGGCGGTCGTGGAGAGCATCGGGACCTAG
- a CDS encoding CocE/NonD family hydrolase: MIREEIQIAMSDGVALGARVYRPAGPGPFPALFAASPYRYDNDDLPPSMVFFWLETGPIEFYVEQGYAYVHVDVRGTGKSEGQYGFLDRRERRDLAEAIEWVAGREWSTGKVGSIGMSYYCMAQWMMISERPPHLTCAAPYDGHYDPYLGWAYPGGVMSTFMWWWWNASVRVANKHPANGSAPRGLDVDLDALLLEHPERDEFWAERDFESAFADVDIPVYSIGNWAKRELHLGGNLRAFQLLGGPKKLKVLDLASGAEALRLFATVEFHREVLLPFYDHYLKGLDTEYTQRPTVEYTLAGSRETVAAEQWPPGDATYTPLYFDGRTSGSVTSVNDGSLVPEPGADSSTSYDYPKENWLLGPVVMTPAGPDTVRETITFTSAPLAEGVDVAGPVEVVTHLSSTREDTQVVVRLCEQLPQDDARRSAGIQPPSRIVSKGWLRAAHRALDEVASVPGEPRHLHTKAEPLPPGEPAELRIALVGCGHHFSAGSRIRVEIACMDTKFTDDQFHHAFLPTQVGSDTVHLGATHPSHVLLPVRGRSDLPFAD; encoded by the coding sequence GTGATTCGGGAAGAGATCCAGATCGCGATGAGCGACGGCGTCGCCCTCGGCGCCAGGGTGTACCGGCCGGCAGGCCCCGGCCCGTTCCCGGCGCTCTTCGCCGCGTCGCCGTACCGCTACGACAACGACGACCTCCCACCGAGCATGGTCTTCTTCTGGCTCGAGACCGGCCCGATCGAGTTCTACGTCGAGCAGGGCTACGCCTACGTCCACGTCGACGTCCGCGGCACCGGCAAGTCGGAAGGACAGTACGGCTTCCTCGACCGTCGCGAGCGCCGCGACCTGGCCGAGGCCATCGAGTGGGTGGCCGGCCGGGAGTGGTCGACCGGCAAGGTCGGGTCGATCGGCATGTCCTACTACTGCATGGCGCAGTGGATGATGATCTCCGAGCGGCCCCCGCACCTGACCTGCGCCGCACCCTACGACGGTCACTACGACCCGTACCTGGGCTGGGCCTACCCCGGCGGGGTGATGTCGACCTTCATGTGGTGGTGGTGGAACGCTTCCGTGCGCGTGGCCAACAAGCACCCGGCCAACGGCTCCGCGCCCCGCGGCCTCGACGTCGACCTCGACGCCTTGCTCCTCGAACATCCCGAACGGGACGAGTTCTGGGCCGAGCGGGACTTCGAGTCCGCCTTCGCCGACGTCGACATCCCGGTCTACTCCATCGGCAACTGGGCCAAGCGCGAACTGCACCTGGGCGGCAACCTGCGCGCCTTCCAGCTGCTGGGCGGTCCGAAGAAGCTCAAGGTGCTGGACCTGGCCAGCGGTGCGGAGGCGCTGCGGCTGTTCGCGACGGTGGAGTTCCACCGGGAGGTGCTGCTGCCGTTCTACGACCACTACCTCAAAGGTCTCGACACCGAGTACACCCAGCGCCCGACCGTCGAGTACACCCTGGCCGGCAGCAGGGAAACCGTCGCGGCCGAGCAGTGGCCGCCCGGCGACGCCACCTACACGCCGTTGTACTTCGACGGCCGCACGAGCGGTTCCGTCACATCGGTCAACGACGGGAGCCTCGTGCCCGAGCCGGGCGCCGACTCGAGCACCTCCTACGACTACCCGAAGGAGAACTGGCTGCTCGGCCCCGTTGTCATGACGCCCGCCGGGCCCGACACCGTGCGCGAGACCATCACGTTCACCTCGGCGCCCCTGGCCGAGGGCGTCGACGTCGCCGGGCCGGTCGAGGTCGTCACGCACCTGTCCTCGACCAGGGAGGACACGCAAGTCGTCGTGCGGCTCTGCGAACAGCTGCCCCAGGACGACGCGCGGCGATCAGCCGGGATCCAGCCCCCGTCGCGGATCGTCAGCAAGGGCTGGCTCCGAGCGGCCCACCGCGCGCTCGACGAGGTGGCGAGCGTGCCGGGCGAGCCACGGCACCTGCACACGAAGGCCGAACCGCTGCCGCCCGGGGAGCCGGCCGAGCTGCGGATCGCGCTCGTCGGCTGCGGGCACCACTTCTCCGCCGGCTCGCGCATCCGCGTGGAAATCGCCTGCATGGACACCAAGTTCACCGACGACCAGTTCCACCACGCCTTCCTGCCGACCCAGGTCGGCAGCGACACCGTGCACCTCGGCGCCACCCACCCATCGCACGTCCTGCTGCCCGTGCGCGGTCGCAGCGACCTGCCCTTCGCCGACTGA
- a CDS encoding helix-turn-helix domain-containing protein, with translation MSDDRNLLGDFLRARRELISPDQVGIPVHGLRRVRGLRREEVAMLAGISADYYLRLEQGRDRRPSVQVLESIARALRLDAESAAYLAGLAGDGRKRRRRAAKETVPAGIRKLVATLPLPAFVEGRYLDVLAANALATAISPRLAVGGNRLRDVFLDPAEQALIPDWEVVTRGLIAGFRQSVGADVGDQRSIDLVGELTLASPRFVALWARHDVGPMQGGLMRFDHPQVGEIVVNREKLAIPGTEGMMLVVYHADAGTENAEKLALLASASLSPVAPKDRETRSPRT, from the coding sequence GTGAGCGATGATCGGAATCTGCTGGGCGACTTCTTGCGCGCACGCCGTGAGCTGATTTCACCCGACCAGGTGGGTATCCCCGTCCACGGCCTGCGGCGCGTGCGCGGTCTGCGCCGGGAGGAAGTCGCGATGCTGGCCGGGATCAGTGCCGACTATTACCTCCGTCTCGAACAGGGGCGTGACCGTCGGCCGTCGGTTCAAGTTCTCGAGTCGATCGCCAGGGCTCTGCGGTTGGACGCGGAGTCGGCCGCGTACCTGGCAGGGCTCGCCGGAGACGGACGCAAGCGTCGTCGGCGGGCGGCCAAGGAGACGGTCCCGGCCGGGATCCGGAAGCTCGTGGCGACCCTGCCGCTGCCGGCTTTCGTCGAGGGCCGCTACCTCGACGTCCTGGCGGCCAACGCTCTGGCGACGGCGATCTCGCCGCGGCTCGCGGTGGGCGGCAACCGGCTGCGGGACGTGTTCCTGGATCCGGCGGAGCAGGCTCTCATCCCGGACTGGGAAGTGGTCACCAGGGGGCTGATCGCGGGGTTCCGCCAGTCGGTCGGCGCCGATGTCGGCGACCAGCGTTCCATCGATCTCGTCGGTGAGCTCACGCTGGCGAGCCCGCGCTTCGTGGCCTTGTGGGCACGTCACGACGTCGGCCCTATGCAGGGCGGCCTGATGCGGTTCGACCACCCCCAAGTGGGGGAGATCGTCGTGAACCGGGAGAAGCTCGCCATCCCGGGCACCGAGGGCATGATGCTTGTGGTGTACCACGCCGACGCCGGCACCGAGAACGCGGAGAAGCTCGCTCTCCTCGCCTCGGCCTCGCTGTCGCCGGTAGCTCCGAAGGACCGCGAAACCCGGTCACCCAGAACATGA
- a CDS encoding recombinase family protein has product MGESRLEPDGPCGQTVTQIASWAYYDSLGTDSIADLLNQDLAKFPPPTPPEKERARGSWCSSSVNDILRNPKYTGYQVYNRRATRSRRAGSRATRPEVDVRRAHGSSEGQATVPGRQRTELAPPDAPDVHLPRDDLLPMQSPHGR; this is encoded by the coding sequence GTGGGCGAGTCACGTTTGGAGCCGGATGGGCCGTGCGGCCAGACCGTCACCCAGATCGCCTCGTGGGCTTACTACGACTCGTTGGGGACCGACTCCATCGCCGACCTGCTCAACCAGGACCTGGCCAAGTTCCCGCCCCCGACGCCACCCGAGAAGGAACGAGCCCGTGGAAGCTGGTGCAGCTCCAGCGTCAACGACATCCTGCGGAACCCCAAGTACACCGGCTATCAGGTCTACAACCGGCGGGCCACGCGATCACGCCGAGCCGGCTCACGAGCCACTCGTCCCGAAGTGGATGTACGACGAGCTCATGGATCGTCGGAAGGCCAAGCGACGGTCCCGGGCCGACAGCGGACCGAACTCGCACCCCCAGACGCGCCGGACGTACACCTTCCGCGGGATGATCTTCTGCCCATGCAGTCGCCGCATGGTCGGTGA
- a CDS encoding aldehyde reductase, whose amino-acid sequence MIQERVLVTGGSGFIAGHCILHLLEQGYLVRTTVRSLHREAAVRSVLTEAGMVNGDALSFVAADLTDDAGWADAVSEVDYVLHVASPVQPGHVDDPEELIAPAREGTLRVLRAARDAGVRRVVLTSAFHAVGWGHPHDDHVFTEDDWTVVGAHDVDAYGASKTIAEQAAWEFVKTEGGSLELATTLPVAVMGPVMGHDVSGSNQLIQRILNGDMPGFPDLYFPVVDVRDVASAHVLAMTTPAAAGQRFILSTGPAIPMRDIGALIRQRLGAAAKKVPTRNIPDFVVRAGARLSGEMRHIAPDLGYARKTSNTKAREVLGWVPRSPEEAIVAAAETLVAKNLVKKH is encoded by the coding sequence ATGATCCAAGAACGAGTTCTCGTCACCGGTGGCTCCGGGTTCATCGCCGGCCACTGCATCCTTCACCTGCTCGAGCAGGGCTACCTCGTGCGCACCACCGTCCGCTCACTGCACCGCGAAGCAGCCGTGCGGTCCGTGCTGACCGAAGCGGGGATGGTCAACGGCGACGCCCTCAGCTTCGTGGCCGCCGACCTGACCGACGACGCCGGCTGGGCGGACGCGGTGTCCGAAGTGGACTACGTCCTGCACGTCGCCTCTCCCGTGCAGCCCGGACACGTCGACGACCCGGAGGAGCTGATCGCGCCCGCTCGCGAGGGCACTCTGCGCGTGCTGCGCGCCGCCCGGGACGCCGGCGTGCGGCGAGTCGTCCTGACCTCGGCGTTCCACGCGGTCGGCTGGGGCCACCCGCACGACGACCACGTCTTCACCGAGGACGACTGGACTGTCGTCGGTGCTCACGACGTCGACGCCTACGGCGCCAGCAAGACCATCGCCGAGCAGGCCGCCTGGGAGTTCGTCAAGACCGAAGGCGGTTCGCTGGAGCTCGCCACGACGCTTCCCGTCGCCGTCATGGGGCCGGTCATGGGCCACGACGTCTCCGGCTCCAACCAGCTCATCCAGCGGATCCTCAACGGCGACATGCCCGGCTTCCCGGACCTCTACTTCCCGGTCGTCGATGTGCGTGACGTCGCTTCGGCCCACGTCCTCGCGATGACGACGCCCGCTGCCGCGGGCCAGCGGTTCATCCTCTCCACCGGCCCGGCGATCCCGATGAGGGACATCGGTGCCCTGATCAGGCAGCGCCTCGGCGCCGCCGCCAAGAAGGTCCCCACGCGGAACATCCCGGACTTCGTCGTGCGGGCGGGGGCGCGGTTGTCCGGGGAGATGCGGCACATCGCACCCGACCTCGGCTATGCGCGCAAGACGTCCAACACGAAGGCCCGCGAGGTGCTCGGCTGGGTACCGCGTTCACCCGAGGAGGCGATCGTCGCCGCTGCCGAGACCCTCGTGGCCAAGAACCTCGTGAAGAAGCACTGA